A stretch of the Amia ocellicauda isolate fAmiCal2 chromosome 10, fAmiCal2.hap1, whole genome shotgun sequence genome encodes the following:
- the rbmx gene encoding RNA-binding motif protein, X chromosome isoform X1 encodes MAEADRPGKLFIGGLNTETNEKALEQYFGKFGRVVEVLLMKDRETNKSRGFAFVTFESPADAKDAAREMNGKSLDGKPIKVEQATKPSFESGGRRGPPSLHPRSRGLPRGPRGSRGAPSGMRGPPTRDPFFKGISSRGPPPMKRGPPLRNGGPPPKRSAPSGPMGRPPMSRERDPYGPPPPRRDAMLSRRDDYPSPRDDHYSTKDSYSSRDYISSRETRDYAPPPRDYAYREYPHSSSRDEYGSISRGYSDRDGYGGGREPRGYLDRPSAGSYRDPYDGYGNSRSAPPSRGPPPSYGGSGGSSRYDDYGSSSRDGYGSRDSYPSSRSDPYSASRGERIGRQERGPAPPIERGYPPRESYSSSSRGAPRGGGRGGSRSDRGIARSRY; translated from the exons ATGGCTGAGGCAGACCGCCCGGGGAAGCTTTTCATCGGTGGGCTGAACACCGAGACCAACGAGAAGGCCCTGGAACAGTATTTCGGCAAATTCGGCAGAGTAGTGGAAG tgcTGTTGATGAAAGATCGTGAAACCAACAAATCCCGGGGTTTTGCTTTTGTGACATTTGAAAGCCCAGCTGATGCAAAGGATGCTGCAAGGGAAATGAACGGAAAG TCCCTTGATGGTAAGCCAATTAAAGTAGAGCAAGCGACAAAACCATCCTTCGAGTCCGGAGGTCGGCGTGGGCCACCTTCACTTCACCCCAGGAGTCGAGGGTTGCCCAGAGGCCCAAGAGGCTCTAGAGGAGCACCGAGTGGAATGAGAGGCCCCCCAACTCGAG ATCCCTTTTTTAAAGGCATATCGTCCAGAGGCCCACCACCAATGAAGAGAGGACCCCCACTTCGCAACGGAGGACCCCCTCCCAAGAGATCTGCACCCTCGGGACCAATGGGCAGAC CTCCAATGTCACGGGAGAGAGACCCCTATGGACCACCACCACCCCGTAGAGACGCCATGCTTTCCAGGAGAGATGACTATCCATCTCCGAGGGATGACCATTACAGCACAAAGGACAG TTACTCTAGTCGGGATTACATCAGTTCCAGGGAAACGCGAGATTACGCCCCACCCCCAAGAGATTATGCCTACCGTGAATATCCTCACTCCAGTTCCAGAGATGAATATGGATCAATTTCACGAGGCTATAG TGACCGTGATGGCTATGGTGGAGGCCGTGAGCCTAGGGGCTACCTTGACCGACCCAGCGCAGGTTCCTACAGAGATCCCTATGATGGTTATG GTAACTCGCGCAGCGCCCCACCTTCAAGGGGTCCCCCACCATCCTACGGTGGAAGTGGTGGAAGCAGTCGCTATGACGACTATGGCAGCAGTTCCAGGGATGGATATGGAAGTCGTGACAGTTACCCCAGCAGCAGAAGCGACCCGTACTCCGCCAGTCGCGGCGAGCGTATTGGCAGGCAGGAGAGGGGACCGGCACCCCCGATCGAGAGAGGCTACCCTCCTCGGGAGTCGTACAGCAGTTCCAGCCGCGGAGCCCCCCGAGGTGGCGGCCGTGGGGGAAGCCGTTCCGATAGGGGAATAGCTCGAAGCAGATACTAA
- the rbmx gene encoding RNA-binding motif protein, X chromosome isoform X2, producing the protein MAEADRPGKLFIGGLNTETNEKALEQYFGKFGRVVEVLLMKDRETNKSRGFAFVTFESPADAKDAAREMNGKSLDGKPIKVEQATKPSFESGGRRGPPSLHPRSRGLPRGPRGSRGAPSGMRGPPTRGISSRGPPPMKRGPPLRNGGPPPKRSAPSGPMGRPPMSRERDPYGPPPPRRDAMLSRRDDYPSPRDDHYSTKDSYSSRDYISSRETRDYAPPPRDYAYREYPHSSSRDEYGSISRGYSDRDGYGGGREPRGYLDRPSAGSYRDPYDGYGNSRSAPPSRGPPPSYGGSGGSSRYDDYGSSSRDGYGSRDSYPSSRSDPYSASRGERIGRQERGPAPPIERGYPPRESYSSSSRGAPRGGGRGGSRSDRGIARSRY; encoded by the exons ATGGCTGAGGCAGACCGCCCGGGGAAGCTTTTCATCGGTGGGCTGAACACCGAGACCAACGAGAAGGCCCTGGAACAGTATTTCGGCAAATTCGGCAGAGTAGTGGAAG tgcTGTTGATGAAAGATCGTGAAACCAACAAATCCCGGGGTTTTGCTTTTGTGACATTTGAAAGCCCAGCTGATGCAAAGGATGCTGCAAGGGAAATGAACGGAAAG TCCCTTGATGGTAAGCCAATTAAAGTAGAGCAAGCGACAAAACCATCCTTCGAGTCCGGAGGTCGGCGTGGGCCACCTTCACTTCACCCCAGGAGTCGAGGGTTGCCCAGAGGCCCAAGAGGCTCTAGAGGAGCACCGAGTGGAATGAGAGGCCCCCCAACTCGAG GCATATCGTCCAGAGGCCCACCACCAATGAAGAGAGGACCCCCACTTCGCAACGGAGGACCCCCTCCCAAGAGATCTGCACCCTCGGGACCAATGGGCAGAC CTCCAATGTCACGGGAGAGAGACCCCTATGGACCACCACCACCCCGTAGAGACGCCATGCTTTCCAGGAGAGATGACTATCCATCTCCGAGGGATGACCATTACAGCACAAAGGACAG TTACTCTAGTCGGGATTACATCAGTTCCAGGGAAACGCGAGATTACGCCCCACCCCCAAGAGATTATGCCTACCGTGAATATCCTCACTCCAGTTCCAGAGATGAATATGGATCAATTTCACGAGGCTATAG TGACCGTGATGGCTATGGTGGAGGCCGTGAGCCTAGGGGCTACCTTGACCGACCCAGCGCAGGTTCCTACAGAGATCCCTATGATGGTTATG GTAACTCGCGCAGCGCCCCACCTTCAAGGGGTCCCCCACCATCCTACGGTGGAAGTGGTGGAAGCAGTCGCTATGACGACTATGGCAGCAGTTCCAGGGATGGATATGGAAGTCGTGACAGTTACCCCAGCAGCAGAAGCGACCCGTACTCCGCCAGTCGCGGCGAGCGTATTGGCAGGCAGGAGAGGGGACCGGCACCCCCGATCGAGAGAGGCTACCCTCCTCGGGAGTCGTACAGCAGTTCCAGCCGCGGAGCCCCCCGAGGTGGCGGCCGTGGGGGAAGCCGTTCCGATAGGGGAATAGCTCGAAGCAGATACTAA
- the rbmx gene encoding RNA-binding motif protein, X chromosome isoform X3, producing the protein MAEADRPGKLFIGGLNTETNEKALEQYFGKFGRVVEVLLMKDRETNKSRGFAFVTFESPADAKDAAREMNGKSLDGKPIKVEQATKPSFESGGRRGPPSLHPRSRGLPRGPRGSRGAPSGMRGPPTRDPFFKGISSRGPPPMKRGPPLRNGGPPPKRSAPSGPMGRPPMSRERDPYGPPPPRRDAMLSRRDDYPSPRDDHYSTKDSYSSRDYISSRETRDYAPPPRDYAYREYPHSSSRDEYGSISRGYSDRDGYGGGREPRGYLDRPSAGSYRDPYDGYG; encoded by the exons ATGGCTGAGGCAGACCGCCCGGGGAAGCTTTTCATCGGTGGGCTGAACACCGAGACCAACGAGAAGGCCCTGGAACAGTATTTCGGCAAATTCGGCAGAGTAGTGGAAG tgcTGTTGATGAAAGATCGTGAAACCAACAAATCCCGGGGTTTTGCTTTTGTGACATTTGAAAGCCCAGCTGATGCAAAGGATGCTGCAAGGGAAATGAACGGAAAG TCCCTTGATGGTAAGCCAATTAAAGTAGAGCAAGCGACAAAACCATCCTTCGAGTCCGGAGGTCGGCGTGGGCCACCTTCACTTCACCCCAGGAGTCGAGGGTTGCCCAGAGGCCCAAGAGGCTCTAGAGGAGCACCGAGTGGAATGAGAGGCCCCCCAACTCGAG ATCCCTTTTTTAAAGGCATATCGTCCAGAGGCCCACCACCAATGAAGAGAGGACCCCCACTTCGCAACGGAGGACCCCCTCCCAAGAGATCTGCACCCTCGGGACCAATGGGCAGAC CTCCAATGTCACGGGAGAGAGACCCCTATGGACCACCACCACCCCGTAGAGACGCCATGCTTTCCAGGAGAGATGACTATCCATCTCCGAGGGATGACCATTACAGCACAAAGGACAG TTACTCTAGTCGGGATTACATCAGTTCCAGGGAAACGCGAGATTACGCCCCACCCCCAAGAGATTATGCCTACCGTGAATATCCTCACTCCAGTTCCAGAGATGAATATGGATCAATTTCACGAGGCTATAG TGACCGTGATGGCTATGGTGGAGGCCGTGAGCCTAGGGGCTACCTTGACCGACCCAGCGCAGGTTCCTACAGAGATCCCTATGATGGTTATG